Proteins encoded within one genomic window of Gloeobacter kilaueensis JS1:
- a CDS encoding PqqD family protein codes for MSSSEGPAFTIAADVLYRQVGDEAILLHASTGNYYALNETAIYLWEGLCSGQPQAGVERVLAEYEVEPEQLERDLQAMLCELTARGILVPRS; via the coding sequence ATGTCTTCTTCAGAAGGTCCAGCCTTTACGATCGCAGCTGACGTGCTCTACCGCCAGGTGGGCGACGAGGCGATCTTGCTGCACGCCTCGACCGGCAACTACTACGCCCTCAACGAGACGGCTATCTACCTGTGGGAAGGGCTGTGCAGCGGCCAGCCCCAGGCGGGTGTCGAGCGCGTCCTCGCCGAGTACGAGGTCGAGCCTGAACAACTTGAGCGCGACCTGCAGGCGATGCTCTGCGAGCTGACTGCCCGTGGCATTCTCGTTCCCCGTTCATGA
- a CDS encoding DUF1643 domain-containing protein codes for MSLLENTEQPYDIVQAALPCIAGGLGCWSEQVIEGGAVFDASGAYRYRLWRRWDQERPLLVFVLLNPSTADAHRDDPTLRRCLAFARTWGYGALEVLNLFAWRSSDPRGLTCTPDPVGPDNDLYLLAACQPQRPVILAWGNWGSLQNRNRSVLNLIAGSRLYCLGRTRSGQPRHPLYLSARLEVEPFDECLEFMKSVESPLANR; via the coding sequence TCTCGAAAACACAGAGCAGCCCTATGATATCGTCCAGGCTGCCCTGCCGTGCATTGCAGGCGGCCTCGGGTGCTGGAGCGAGCAGGTGATCGAAGGTGGAGCCGTATTCGATGCGAGCGGAGCCTACCGCTACCGCCTCTGGCGGCGCTGGGATCAGGAGCGTCCGCTGCTGGTATTTGTACTTTTAAACCCGAGCACCGCCGATGCCCACCGCGACGACCCGACACTCCGCCGCTGCCTGGCATTTGCTAGAACCTGGGGCTACGGCGCGCTGGAAGTCCTCAACCTGTTTGCCTGGCGCAGCAGCGATCCCCGTGGACTCACCTGTACCCCTGATCCGGTCGGTCCTGACAACGACCTGTACCTCCTCGCCGCCTGCCAGCCGCAACGACCGGTGATCCTCGCCTGGGGCAACTGGGGCAGTTTGCAAAACCGCAACCGCTCAGTTCTGAATTTGATCGCAGGGAGCAGGCTCTATTGCCTGGGCCGCACCCGCAGCGGTCAGCCTCGCCATCCGCTCTATCTAAGCGCTCGCCTCGAAGTGGAACCGTTCGACGAATGTCTAGAGTTTATGAAGTCGGTAGAATCGCCCCTTGCCAATCGGTAG